A stretch of DNA from Papio anubis isolate 15944 chromosome 4, Panubis1.0, whole genome shotgun sequence:
cttgatCTGAAGTCAACTGGGATTCAACTGTTTCAAATTACCTACAACACAAATTAGACATTATAGAGGAACTAGCAAAAACTTActtctttattataaatatttatcatctatAGTCAACTAATAATAGATAAGAAAATAGCCAATAAATCAGAGGAATTTACAAAATgcacagagattttgttttgttttgttttactactTACAAGCACCTTCCAGATAGTAGTCACCCAaagtttaatttgaaaaatactttttgggctgggcgtggtggctcatgcctgtaatcccagcactttgggaggctgaggtgggcggatcatgaggtcaggagataaagaccatcctggctaacacggtgaaaccccatctctactaaaaatacaaaaaattagccgggcgtggtggcaggcgcctgtagtcccagctacttgggaggctgaggcaggagaatggcgcgaacccagaaggcagagcttgcagtgagccgagatagcgccactgcactccagcctgagcaacagatcgagactctgtctcaaaatttaaaaaaaaaaatagtaattgtggctgggtacagtggctcacacctgtaatcccagcactttgagaggctgaggcaggtgaattgcttgagctcagaggttCAAGACgagtctaggcaacatggtgaaaccctgtctctaccaaaaatacaaaaactaggcgggcatggtggtgcatgctccacagctactcgggaggctgaggcatgggaatcacttgagcccaggaagcggaggttgcagtgagccgagatcatgctgttacactccagcctgggtgacagagtaagacctgtctcaaaaaataaaataaaaataaaaaataaaaaaatactaattttaaggAACACTGAAAAATTATTCCTAGCAAATGTTCTGAACCTTATCAGACCCCGGCTTATTTTGCCACATAGGATTAGTGCTAATTAGGCTCCAGCACAAACAGGTGTTTTTAAAAGCCTCCAGTCCTGGCGTCGTGGGAGGTAGAGAATGTCATCTCTCTCTGGGTCATCCGAATGGTTCTTAAAGGCTTCCTTTCACGTAAGACGTGAGCTTGGCATTCTATTTAGCTAGTGAGTTGGGGATGAATGTACATTTTTCCACTAAGCCTTGAAAGTTTAATCCATTCTGTGCAAGATAAATCTAGCAGGCATTTGGGGAAAGTTGAATTTACTGAGAGGTTCATATGTGGTATATTATTTCTGTCAAATAGAAGATACTAGCTGCCAATGGGGTTATAAAAGCAACTGCCTGGTCAAGATTTGTGCTGATCACTATGTTTATCACCCTCATGAGTAACTCCTAGTTCTCAAGTCATTGTTTATCCACATACATTTTTCAGACATATTCATTAGCATGAGGAATGTTTGATATCAACAGCAATTTTGTTAAATCTCCAATCTGCTATCCCAAACACATCAGGCAACACTATTGAAATGCTGAAGGCTTCATATAAAATCATGAATACTGTTGCCTAACTAAAATATCCTTGAGAAACACAAAGGATATTATTAACTGTGTATCTTTACTTATCCAAACCATTTTAATAGAGTAGATAAATTAATTAAAGGAATGGCAAACACCATTTTTGTTAATAGATTTGCATCTTTCCTATCAGCATAACAAATTTTCTCACGATATTCCAAAGAATAATTTAGCCTattatgtaattttcaaaaatcatctAGAACAATTTTTAGGCATCAAAATTCCCTTTGAAGTTTTGTCGATATTGAGCTAGACTTGTTTTCTCTGTTAATCATACACATCTCCCACTCATATCACCCACAGCACACTCAGTAAATATACTCCATGTCCATTGAGCAAAATGCACTTCCTATTTAAGCTAAAGAGAGAAACCCATAGGTGAGCAAGTTTCCTAATTCATGTTTTTTACttgattttctttgtggttactgTTTAACTTTCTTTAGGTCTTATTCTTTCAGATGTGATTAGATTTATGACTAACGATACTAATACCATGTGTATATCCTGAAGTTGAGGCTTAGACACATTAGGAGAAACTTTCCTAATCTTCTCCTAAATTTTGGAATAGAAACTCACCACCCCCTTCTCAGACCTCCCGTCCCCACCTATGCCTCTATTATGGGCTGCTATATTTTGAGTTTCTTGACATCAAAAGTGATAGATCATTCATCTGAAATTTCCATATGTGCAGCCAGCATGTAATACAAAGTAGGTCCTCAAAAAATTTTGAACCATCTGAATTATCTGCTCTTAGAAGGCACTTTTCAaatcatggaatattattaatttttagactattttatatcaaaatataacaAACATGCTGAAAAACACACACAGCATAAATTTAATGACTTAGAAAGAACCTCCATGTAACCACTGCCAGATCAAAACATGGAACATTGCCTGCACCTCAGAAGCCCCCCTCGAGTCTTCCCGTGAATACTGTCTTCCCAAAGGTAATGACTATCCTGACTTCTAACCCTGTAATCTCATTTTTCTTGtctaaaaacttaaataaatgggCTCATACTGTATTTATTCTATTATGCCTGGGTTCTTTCACTCCACATTATGATTGTGAGGTTCAGCCAGGATGTCGCCTATAGCTCTAGTTTGGCCATTGTCATTgttgtgtaatattccattgtaaaaatatactgcaatttatttttccattataacATTGATAGACATTAGGTTGTTTATGGTGAAGTCCAAATGTGCACATTTTCTAGTTATGTGGCAAATATCTGTAGCTTGCCttgaaagcaaataatttttcataCATGTTTCTTAACAAAATGCAAGGCATTCTGCCTGACCCTGTAAGGTTGTACATATGGAGTGCTACTGTTGAGCTTTTTTGTCAGCTGCTgggacaaaaataaattccacctAGGGTGAGAGATGTTTGACCAGAATTTGTGAGTATGTTTGTGTGTAAGAGGAAATGGGGTGAGAAGAGGGTGGAGAGCTGTAAAAGAACACCATTATCCCCAAACCATTGgacatattaaaaatgattttatattataaCACCGATGAGCAAGTTTCTTAATCCACAAATATTCTTGACTGCCTTATACGTGCCAGGTATTGTCATGACCACAGAATATACAATGgtgaatgcacacacacagcccctGGAAGCTTGGGTCTGGTTCTGTGAAATGAATCAATAGAAATGAAACGAAGTGTGATATAccagccacagaaagacaaatactacccAATTCCACTTTACATGAGGCATCCAAAAGAGTCAACTTCGTAGAATCCAAGAGTAGAATGACAGTTACCAGGAGCTAGGGGAAGGGGGAAATAGGGAGTTATTGACAAAAAGGCATGAAGTTTCAGTCAGACAAGGTGAACGGACTCTAGAGATCAGCTATACAGTATGGTACCTGTAGTCAGCAATAATGTATGGTCAACTCAAAAAGTTGTTAGGAGGGTAGAtgtcatgttaagtgttcttaccaaaataaaatagaaaaaaattttcaaccaaGTTTGCTCTActattaaaattagtttattgAAATAGAAGAGTTGGTGCCATGTTGATATATTAATAAGGGAAGAGAGGGATTCACAGCTTGAAAGGTGAGATTCTAGGTCATTCTACAGGAAGGGTTCCCCTTGCTGCTGCCACTGTTTCTGTTGTGTTTGTTGCCAGAATTGAGTCTTCACTTTGAAGAGTTCACAAGGCACCCTTTGCTGCTTTGTCTGGTTTATCAAGAAAGTGGCTGTGCAGTTGACAGAGGGGGTAAAAAGACCTGAAAGGAGAATTAAGTCAGGATGATACACAGATTCTAGTGATCCAAAGAATGAGTTCACTCTTCAGTAGAAGCTAGATAATCCATATCATCCATAGTATAATGGTTGGCAGCAGCTGAATCCATAGCCTCCATAGCCACAGCCATAGCCCAGCCTGCAGAAGCTGCCACAACCACAGCCAAAGCCATAGACCCAGCCACCAAAGCCTCCAGAACCACAGCCCAGGCCTCCATAATAGCTGCTGTAGTAGCTCATGGTTCAGCAACTGTAGATATATTTGGAGGTCAAGGGCAAGTTTCCTGAGTACAACTATCACCAGCTTCCCTGGGACTTTTGTACATCCTCAGTGATGGGTAGGGTAGACTTCTCATGGCGTAGATTCAATTGCATGAAGAAAATCTCATTCACCTTAAAACTGTAGAACAATTCCTGACACTAAGTAACTATGTTTGCATTTGATTTCTGTGCAGTTTGGATTCCACAGGATGGTTATGCTGTCTTCAAAGCCCTCCTGCTTTGACCATCATAGTTAAAGCTCTATAATCAGACATAAGAGCAGCAATCAGCTTCAATTTTGTCACCTAAAATTGTTCTTTCATTACAGCCCCTTCCCAGTGTCTGATTCTTAATGTATTCCTTTCCCAAATATTTAATGCCCAACTAATGCATCCCAGGCGCTATGCTCAGAGCTAGGGATACAGCTGTAAATAAGAACTGCCCTTCCCAATCCCATGAGTTTTACCCCTTCATCTTTGTTATTTAAGTTATTGAAGTAATAGAAGAGGTACATTTACTGTATAAATCCAACAAAATGTGGCCAACAGCACAATAGGatcacatttatctttttaagagaaataaaaaaacccaaatggCAAAATTTTGTTTCCTTACACATTACTACCCTTTTACTCAATGTTGTTTATGAAACTTTTGATGGCTCTTAGCTCTTACTGCAAGATTCTTTTCCATTATTCAATGTTTATATAGGAAATGCCACTGGAGGCAAGAGCTGTGGGTGTGATTTTTGCAAAGTAATACCCTATTCTTCATCTTTGtaatcttcttctttttaaaaaataaacttttaaggccaggcgcggtggcttatgcttgtaatcccagcattttgggagcccaaggcgggcagatcacctgaggttgggagttcgagacgagcctgaccaacagggagaaacctcatctctactaaaaacacaaaattagccaagtgtggtggcgcatgactgtaatcccagctactcgggaggctgaggcaggaaaccaggaggcagaggttgcagtgagctgagatcgcaccactgcactccagcctgggcaacaagagtgaaactccatctaaaaaactaaaaataaaaaataagaataataatcttCTAAAGAGATTAACATCTGAGTATTGGCTCTATGCATCTGACTCCACAGCCACAGGTGGGCAGGCAGCCTTCTCTGCCTTACTGAATTTCTAACACGATCAGGAAAGaggttttaaaaagttgttttccaAATTCTGGGATTCCGTCTTCTGTTCTCTAAGGAAACCTTAATTAAACTATAATTTACAGAAATACGTAAAATTAAACATACttaaatatgacattttctttttgaagaatgAAGCCCACTGAAGTGTTCATGATGAGGGTCAGAATCATTACTACTTAACCATTGGTATCAAAACCAATTTCAAACACATAAGCAGTAGAATTATTCTATGTACTATTAATAATCACTTCAGGTAGAATAATATAATATTGGAACTGGTGTAacctcttattttacagatgatgaaacagcATTGGAGAAGACTGGTCAGATCACCCAGTGAGTGACAAAACCCAGACTAGAACCTAAATCATTCACTTTCACCTCTTTCTTTTCATCATCATATTTTATAGATGTTGAACAACAAAGGCAAAAGCAAGAAATATTGTATTAtcacaacagaaaaatgaaaacttttctttgctttctgggcTGGTGagctttctcattttgatttttgatctATATGCTGATTGGTCTGTTCCTTTCCTTTGGGCCAGAACTCAAAGGACTAAAATTAGCAAGTGAAAACTGAATGTCACACCCACTTATTCTCGATGTGATTACAATCGAAATGCTTGTTGCACTGATTGTTCAAGAGATGTAAAACTGAGAGGGGAGAACAAAGATAGGTTCAAAAGTTTTGAAGTGGAAAGTTGAAGCCCAACTCCTTCTTGTCTTAGAGTTAAAAGTATATGTATTCACCAAGAGATAAATATTAAAGCAAAACAACATGTAAAATAGGACTCTTAGTTTTAGCTGAGGACCTGTATCATCAGTGACAACAGCTCTCACATTACAAAGAAAGGTGGTAGTCTACCTAAGAAGGACTTGCAAAGGGAGCTGTAGAAACCTAGATCTGCGGTCTGCAACTAATTGAAACCCCCTTTGCAATAATTTTAACtgaaaaaattataacagtgaaagagatctgagaaaattataacagtgaaagagatctgatctaaccGACTCCTTCTTGCTTTTAACctctaagctgtccttgttcattcctgggtgtaggccagactaactttgggaggaatttatagtttaacttcaaaacaacaatgataacagccctttcctgaGATAAAGCCCCTTCTTGCATgaggaccagtctgcctttgtaggactaacaaatgaACTATAAgattagaggccaggtgcagtggctcacctgaggtcaggagtttgagaccagcctgacctatatggtgaaaccccatctctactaaaaatataaaaattagccaggtgtggtggtgggcgcctgtagtcccagctactcgggaggctgaggcaggagaattgcttgaacccaggaggtggaagttgcagtgagccaagattataccactgcactccagcctgggcgacagagcgagactccatctcaaaaaaaaaaaaaagattgggaagTGTGGCTTCAGAGTCATGCAGCCAGAGGCTCCAGCTGCAAGATTCTCAACCTCCCCGagttgctcctggggataacatcagtGTCGTGAAACCTAAGATCAGCACTTGAAATATTTGGCAGACTCTGCCTTCTGATGCACCAAGGGGTGCCACCCAGACCAGTAACCTGGCTCAACGAGTTCTGCAATCCCACCCAGAAACAGAAGATAACAAGAAAACCCACTTCAACCCACTGATTTCAT
This window harbors:
- the LOC116274601 gene encoding keratin-associated protein 19-8; this translates as MSYYSSYYGGLGCGSGGFGGWVYGFGCGCGSFCRLGYGCGYGGYGFSCCQPLYYG